The following proteins come from a genomic window of Lachnoclostridium phytofermentans ISDg:
- a CDS encoding HD domain-containing protein, with amino-acid sequence MKNGIYLNDSIHGLIPLTEYERRIVSTIGFNRLHDVYQNSTVYLTFPTNRTKRFEHSVGTMKLCSDMFFQSLLNTTDSMLSEFFEIFDREYATILDRLRQQMDVCEEKLGSRLPKAMPQIELDKLRHSLIPNNIPDQYKVIHLILIQSIRAAALLHDIGHPPFSHIVEFALKDVYLEYKDKAVSEQENAKEFVSIMSKYFEGNKKLHEQMGDEISEGILSKIIMPISEDDEKYDENLFELLILESVKRIFAEDGAFKYLHRIIDSSLDGDRLDYVTRDVINSGKDSGKIEYSRIINDMQLFVENGEIFFCVPIKAVSSVEDFVKRRYNSYKDIIYHHRVIQSDYILEGIVKDLVKKYLNETVSETQRDSEVLIPFDISGLWFPLGDKKSAIQANALSQWNDSWLTTVLRQIYYTEYYHNEEIEEGSGDFVLEQRLAELLRNSKRYHSLIKRSENFKIIDDAVKLEIIKQKGKIEEFLGKENEPSCGDKSTELIHQMLENSMKNSSGFILSFIWRYSKEMKIEAFEQMVREIVEVETNHIVTNLKTYDTVTLFKRISIGLDSPIYFYNHKEKISTLKDISGIADILQLDSDYLPVFYIYILAKDKDGVLKEKREELLGCIGKRIGAQIMRRLGIWEEIS; translated from the coding sequence TTGAAAAACGGTATTTATTTGAACGATTCTATTCATGGATTAATTCCATTAACAGAATATGAAAGAAGAATCGTTTCAACAATTGGTTTTAATCGTCTCCATGACGTATATCAAAATTCTACGGTATATCTAACATTTCCAACCAATCGAACCAAACGATTTGAACACTCCGTTGGTACGATGAAACTTTGTTCTGATATGTTTTTTCAATCGTTACTGAATACAACAGATTCTATGTTGAGTGAATTCTTTGAAATCTTTGATAGAGAATATGCAACGATTTTAGATAGATTAAGACAGCAGATGGATGTTTGTGAAGAAAAATTAGGTAGCAGACTCCCGAAGGCGATGCCGCAGATTGAACTAGATAAGTTGAGACATTCCCTTATACCGAACAATATCCCTGATCAGTATAAAGTCATTCATCTTATCCTCATACAATCTATCCGTGCAGCAGCATTGTTACATGATATTGGACATCCTCCCTTTAGTCATATAGTCGAATTTGCGTTGAAAGATGTTTACCTGGAATATAAAGACAAAGCAGTTAGTGAACAGGAAAATGCAAAAGAATTTGTCTCGATTATGTCGAAATACTTTGAGGGTAATAAGAAATTACACGAACAAATGGGTGACGAGATCAGCGAGGGTATTTTAAGCAAAATTATCATGCCAATTTCAGAGGATGATGAGAAATACGATGAAAATTTATTTGAACTTCTGATATTAGAAAGTGTAAAAAGAATTTTTGCAGAGGATGGGGCATTCAAGTATCTTCATAGGATTATTGATTCTAGTTTGGACGGAGACCGCTTGGATTATGTGACGAGAGATGTAATCAATTCGGGAAAGGATTCTGGAAAGATAGAGTATAGCAGAATTATTAATGATATGCAGTTGTTTGTCGAGAATGGAGAGATTTTTTTCTGTGTTCCAATAAAAGCAGTAAGCTCGGTAGAGGATTTTGTTAAGCGTAGATATAATAGCTATAAAGATATTATTTATCATCATAGAGTCATCCAATCTGATTATATTCTGGAAGGAATCGTAAAAGATTTGGTGAAGAAATATTTGAATGAAACAGTATCGGAAACACAGCGTGACAGCGAAGTACTGATACCATTTGATATCTCAGGACTTTGGTTTCCATTGGGGGATAAAAAGTCAGCAATCCAAGCAAATGCACTTTCTCAATGGAATGACTCCTGGTTAACGACCGTACTCCGGCAAATTTATTATACAGAATATTATCATAATGAAGAAATCGAAGAAGGCTCTGGGGATTTTGTGTTGGAACAACGTCTGGCGGAATTGCTGCGGAATAGCAAGCGGTATCATTCCCTGATTAAACGGAGTGAGAATTTTAAGATTATTGACGACGCTGTGAAACTAGAGATAATAAAACAAAAAGGCAAGATTGAAGAGTTCCTAGGGAAAGAAAATGAGCCATCTTGTGGGGATAAATCCACGGAGCTGATTCATCAAATGTTAGAGAATTCTATGAAAAATTCTTCTGGCTTTATTTTGTCCTTTATTTGGAGATATAGTAAAGAAATGAAAATCGAAGCCTTTGAACAGATGGTTAGAGAAATCGTGGAAGTCGAAACAAATCATATCGTTACTAATCTTAAGACTTATGATACGGTTACTTTATTTAAACGGATTTCGATTGGATTAGATTCTCCAATTTATTTCTATAACCATAAGGAAAAGATCAGTACCTTAAAGGATATCAGCGGAATTGCTGACATTTTACAGCTTGATTCCGATTATCTGCCAGTCTTCTATATTTATATTTTAGCAAAAGACAAGGATGGGGTTCTAAAGGAGAAAAGAGAAGAACTGTTAGGTTGCATCGGTAAACGAATCGGTGCCCAGATTATGAGAAGATTGGGAATTTGGGAGGAGATATCATGA
- a CDS encoding DUF2200 domain-containing protein, whose protein sequence is MTKHNIYTMSVASVYPLYVTKAERKGRTKTEVDEIICWLTGYSPEGLLEQLEKQTDFETFFANAPRLNPSRALIKGAVCGVRVEDIEEPTMKEIRYLDKLIDELAKGKAMDKILRKEN, encoded by the coding sequence ATGACAAAACATAATATCTATACAATGAGTGTCGCTAGTGTCTATCCACTTTATGTTACGAAGGCAGAAAGAAAAGGACGTACGAAAACAGAAGTTGATGAAATCATCTGTTGGCTGACAGGATATAGCCCGGAAGGATTACTAGAACAGCTAGAAAAGCAGACGGACTTTGAGACCTTCTTTGCGAATGCTCCGAGGCTGAATCCATCCAGAGCTTTGATTAAAGGTGCTGTATGCGGTGTTCGAGTGGAAGATATTGAAGAGCCGACTATGAAGGAAATTCGTTATTTGGATAAGTTGATAGATGAATTAGCAAAGGGGAAAGCGATGGATAAGATTTTACGGAAAGAAAATTAA
- a CDS encoding ABC-F family ATP-binding cassette domain-containing protein, with protein sequence MIKVENLSYSFPQKDLYNKISFTLEDDQHCAFIGTSGTGKSTLIDIIMNPERYIFDGKLEITPNCRIGYVSQFSQLDKTKEITVFEYIAEEFIKLQNEINSICAEMETSSDIDSLLEKYQQSLDALDAIGGDDFESNITKKLNLANLSKYEDLMVSKLSGGEFKLIQVIKEMLTVPDLMIMDEPDVFLDFEHLNALKNLINSHKGIMLVITHNRYLLNHCFNKIIHLENTELQEYNGRYIDYNFSLLQSKIELQELADADAQEIERNKKIIDKLRFAATYYTCASRGRALDARVSLLRRLEERRIKEPFVDIKQPEISLVTENEIEETIVLKVNDYSASFKDVLLENVNFEINSTDKVALIGPNGSGKTTLLREIFKNNHESIEIHEDVQMAFLSQLQGEMLNESNTMQEEFFEAGFKNYDEIRTHLFNYGFEEELMNQKIEALSGGEKNLLQLAKISASKANLLLLDEPTSHLDTYSQIALEKAIENYNGAILMISHDFYSIANCMDYVLLIEDKTIRKMSIRKFRKMIYANHFDKDYLEIEQKKKEVETKIALALKDTNFVLAKALSEELEALIKLL encoded by the coding sequence ATGATTAAAGTTGAAAACCTATCCTACTCTTTTCCACAAAAGGATTTATATAATAAAATTTCATTTACATTAGAAGATGATCAACATTGTGCTTTTATAGGAACAAGCGGCACTGGAAAAAGTACATTAATAGATATAATTATGAACCCTGAAAGATATATATTCGATGGAAAGTTAGAGATAACCCCTAACTGTAGAATTGGGTATGTAAGTCAGTTCTCGCAATTGGATAAAACAAAAGAAATTACAGTATTCGAATATATTGCGGAAGAATTCATTAAGTTACAAAATGAAATAAACTCTATTTGTGCTGAAATGGAAACATCTTCGGATATCGATTCTTTACTGGAAAAATACCAACAATCGTTGGATGCATTAGATGCAATTGGTGGGGATGATTTCGAAAGTAATATTACTAAGAAACTAAATCTAGCCAACCTAAGTAAGTATGAAGATCTTATGGTATCGAAACTTAGTGGTGGGGAATTCAAACTTATTCAAGTGATTAAGGAAATGCTAACAGTGCCAGACTTAATGATTATGGATGAACCTGATGTATTTTTAGACTTTGAACACCTTAATGCACTTAAAAATCTAATTAATTCACACAAAGGGATTATGCTAGTTATTACGCACAACCGATATCTATTGAATCATTGTTTTAATAAAATAATACACTTAGAAAACACAGAACTCCAAGAGTATAATGGAAGATATATTGATTATAACTTCTCGTTACTTCAAAGTAAAATCGAGTTACAAGAACTAGCGGATGCTGATGCACAGGAAATTGAGAGAAATAAGAAAATAATCGATAAACTAAGATTTGCCGCAACTTATTACACCTGTGCCTCTAGAGGGCGAGCGTTAGATGCCAGAGTTTCACTTTTACGAAGATTAGAAGAACGTAGAATAAAAGAGCCATTTGTTGATATTAAACAACCGGAAATCAGTTTAGTTACAGAAAATGAAATCGAAGAAACGATTGTTTTAAAAGTTAATGATTACAGTGCCTCATTTAAAGATGTACTTTTAGAGAATGTTAACTTTGAAATTAACTCTACTGATAAGGTGGCCCTTATAGGTCCAAATGGTAGCGGAAAAACAACTTTACTTCGTGAAATCTTTAAAAATAATCATGAGTCTATTGAGATACACGAAGATGTTCAAATGGCTTTTTTATCTCAACTTCAAGGCGAAATGCTAAATGAATCGAATACGATGCAAGAAGAGTTCTTTGAGGCTGGATTTAAAAATTATGATGAGATTCGAACACATCTTTTCAACTATGGTTTTGAGGAAGAACTCATGAATCAAAAGATTGAAGCTTTATCTGGTGGAGAGAAAAACTTACTTCAGTTGGCTAAAATTTCTGCTAGTAAAGCGAATCTGTTGCTACTTGATGAACCAACCAGTCATCTAGACACTTATTCACAAATAGCACTAGAAAAAGCCATAGAAAACTATAATGGCGCGATTTTAATGATCTCTCATGATTTCTATTCTATAGCAAACTGTATGGATTATGTTTTGCTCATTGAAGATAAGACGATTAGAAAAATGAGTATACGAAAATTCAGAAAGATGATTTATGCGAATCATTTTGATAAAGACTATTTAGAAATTGAACAAAAGAAAAAAGAAGTGGAAACTAAAATAGCCTTGGCTCTAAAGGATACTAATTTTGTGCTTGCAAAAGCTTTATCAGAAGAATTAGAAGCACTGATTAAATTACTATAA
- the leuS gene encoding leucine--tRNA ligase, whose product MEQLYDPNKIEEKWQKYWEEKETFKTDVWDFSKPKYYVLDMFPYPSGVGLHAGHPEGYTATDIVSRMKRMQGYNVLHPMGYDSFGLPAEQYAVSTGNHPNGFTEKNIESFSKQLKELGFDYDWSKMIATSDPKFYKWTQWIFKQLYLDGYAKYIDMPVNWCEELGTVLSNDEVIDGKSERGGYPVIRKNMKQWVINQPAFAEKLLEGLEEIDWPESTKDMQRHWIGKSEGVEVDLEIVGGGNFSIYTTCIETIYGITFMVLAPDGQIVKDLMPRIENKEEVEAYINETLKKNDMDRTELNKTKSGCILKGIYAINPVNGKEVPLFIGDFVLASYGTGAVMAVPSHDQRDFEYAMVHNIPMIQVIDGADVSEKAFEKGDYLGKGCKLMNSEEFTGLTVEEAKGAITEKLSKMGVARKSVNYHFREWIFARQRYWGEPVPVVYTENDEIHVLSDNELPLILPVLEDYKGKNGKAPLENATEWKQYEKDGVKGKRETSTMPGSAGSSWYFMRYIDPDNQEEFANQELLKHWLPVDLYIGGPEHAVGHLMYSRIWNRYLYDKGLSPVKEPFKKLVHQGMILGSNGIKMGKRFPEFVVNPSDIIRDYGADTLRLYEMFMGPLEVSKPWNQQGVEGARKFINRVWTFFTNEENITDDNKDSLTKVYHQTVKKVTSDFEQLGFNTAISQMMIFVNSVYKVGSCPREYAEGFIKMYSCICPHVGEEMWNVLGHNNTLANESWPTYDEDAIKEDTITIGVQVNGKVKGTVELSVDEENDSALAKAKEVPTVAKAIEGNAIVKEIYVKGKIINIVVK is encoded by the coding sequence ATGGAACAACTATATGATCCAAATAAAATTGAAGAGAAATGGCAGAAATATTGGGAAGAGAAAGAAACATTTAAAACCGATGTATGGGACTTTAGTAAACCTAAATATTATGTATTAGATATGTTCCCTTATCCATCAGGAGTTGGTCTTCATGCAGGACATCCAGAAGGATATACTGCAACTGACATTGTATCACGTATGAAACGTATGCAAGGTTATAATGTATTGCATCCAATGGGATATGACTCCTTTGGTTTGCCAGCAGAACAATATGCTGTTAGTACAGGAAATCACCCAAATGGATTTACTGAAAAGAATATTGAATCTTTCTCAAAACAGTTAAAAGAACTTGGTTTTGACTATGACTGGTCTAAAATGATTGCTACTAGTGACCCCAAATTCTATAAATGGACACAATGGATTTTCAAACAATTATATTTAGATGGTTATGCAAAATACATTGATATGCCAGTAAATTGGTGTGAAGAACTTGGTACAGTATTATCAAATGATGAAGTTATTGATGGTAAATCGGAACGTGGTGGTTATCCAGTTATCCGTAAAAATATGAAGCAATGGGTAATCAATCAGCCAGCTTTTGCTGAAAAATTATTAGAAGGCTTAGAGGAAATCGATTGGCCAGAATCCACTAAGGATATGCAAAGACACTGGATTGGTAAATCCGAAGGTGTGGAAGTTGATCTTGAGATTGTTGGTGGCGGTAATTTCTCTATCTATACAACTTGTATTGAAACAATTTACGGTATTACTTTCATGGTACTTGCTCCAGACGGTCAGATTGTGAAAGACTTGATGCCTAGAATTGAGAATAAAGAAGAAGTAGAAGCTTATATTAATGAAACTCTTAAGAAGAATGATATGGACCGTACTGAGCTTAATAAGACAAAGTCAGGTTGTATCTTAAAGGGTATCTATGCAATTAATCCAGTGAATGGTAAGGAAGTTCCTTTGTTCATCGGTGATTTCGTATTAGCAAGCTATGGAACAGGTGCAGTTATGGCAGTTCCTTCTCATGACCAAAGAGACTTTGAATATGCGATGGTTCATAACATCCCTATGATTCAAGTAATTGATGGAGCAGATGTAAGTGAGAAAGCATTTGAAAAGGGTGATTATCTTGGCAAAGGTTGCAAGTTAATGAACTCAGAAGAATTTACAGGACTTACAGTAGAAGAAGCCAAAGGAGCTATTACTGAGAAGTTAAGCAAGATGGGAGTTGCACGTAAATCTGTGAATTACCATTTCCGTGAATGGATTTTTGCTAGACAAAGATATTGGGGAGAACCAGTGCCAGTTGTTTATACAGAAAATGATGAAATCCATGTATTAAGCGATAACGAATTACCACTTATTTTACCTGTACTTGAAGATTACAAAGGTAAGAATGGTAAGGCTCCTCTTGAAAATGCAACTGAGTGGAAACAATATGAAAAAGACGGCGTAAAAGGAAAGCGCGAAACTTCAACTATGCCTGGTAGTGCAGGTTCAAGCTGGTATTTTATGCGTTATATCGATCCAGATAACCAAGAAGAATTTGCAAATCAAGAATTGCTAAAGCATTGGTTACCAGTAGATTTATATATTGGTGGTCCAGAACATGCAGTTGGACACTTAATGTACTCAAGAATTTGGAATCGCTATTTATATGATAAAGGTTTATCACCAGTAAAAGAGCCATTTAAGAAATTAGTTCATCAAGGAATGATTCTAGGTTCCAATGGTATAAAGATGGGTAAACGTTTCCCAGAATTTGTTGTAAATCCAAGTGATATCATTAGAGATTATGGTGCAGATACCTTAAGACTTTATGAGATGTTTATGGGACCTTTAGAAGTATCTAAACCATGGAATCAACAAGGTGTAGAAGGCGCAAGAAAATTCATTAATCGTGTTTGGACATTCTTTACTAATGAAGAGAACATTACAGACGACAATAAGGATTCCTTAACAAAAGTATATCATCAGACAGTGAAGAAAGTGACAAGCGACTTCGAACAATTAGGCTTTAATACCGCCATTAGCCAGATGATGATTTTTGTAAATAGTGTATATAAAGTTGGATCTTGCCCAAGAGAGTATGCAGAAGGCTTTATTAAGATGTATTCTTGTATTTGTCCTCATGTTGGTGAAGAGATGTGGAATGTCTTGGGCCATAACAATACACTAGCTAATGAGAGCTGGCCGACTTATGATGAAGACGCTATCAAAGAAGATACTATTACGATTGGTGTTCAAGTAAATGGTAAGGTGAAGGGTACTGTGGAGTTATCTGTGGATGAAGAGAATGACTCTGCCCTTGCTAAGGCGAAGGAAGTTCCTACCGTTGCAAAAGCAATAGAAGGAAATGCAATTGTAAAAGAGATCTATGTGAAAGGTAAAATTATTAATATTGTTGTAAAATAA